The segment CTTGAGAGGGCACGTGGCAGGGATGTTTGTTTCGGCTAAACAAGTTTagtcctgtcacatcgaattttggatAACAAATAGATGTATTAAACATAGGCTAATtgtaaaactaattacacaaatgGAGGTTAATttgtaagacaaatctattaagtctaattagtctatggttTAACAATAAGATGCTATATAAAAATTTGctaatgatgaattaattagtcTTAATAAATTTATGGCACTAATTAGTCTTCTTATATGCTAATCTTTAGTATCCGAATGCCAATGTGATAAGGACTAAACTTTTGTCCTGGATCAAAACACTAGCCCTTGACGACCGAAGTACAACCAGTGATCGATAGTGACACCGCAAATTTTATACATGTTTCCATACTGATTTTTACATAATATACTTTTATGATAATATCAGCAAGACTGAGAATGGAGATGCCCCTCCCCGCGGTTCATCTCTAGTGTAATTTAATGAGCTAAATAGacaatttttttcatattttttcttTAGTTCATTTAATTACACTATAGAAGAACCACACCGTTTGGAGCACTATTCCCATCTTTAAGCAAGATCAATCAATCACAGTTCATACCAATTTTACATGATATACTTTTACGATAACTGCAGGTTTACGGCGCTTGTGGAGCACGACGTGGTGAAGGCAACCAACGACATCGGCCGCGTGCTCGGCGACCTCGACCTGGCCTCGAACACCGAGGAGGAGGTGGCCGCCTTCCGCCGCGCGACTCCCCCGGCGCAGTTCGGCCTCACGACGGCGTCGTCGTACGGCCTCTTCTCGCGCCGCTTCCTCCGGCGGCACGGCCGGGACCTCTTGGCGTGCGCGTCGGCGTGGTTCCTTGTCGACATCCCCTACTACAGCAGCACGCTGTTCCAGTCCCAGATCTACCGACCGTGGTTCCCGCCGGCTGAGCACGCGAACGCGTTCCAGGAGGCCTTCAACGTGGCCAAGTTCCAGGCCATCATCGCCGTTGCGTCCACCATCCCGGGCTACTTCGTGGCCGTGCTCCTCATCGACCGCGTGGGCCGACGCCGGCTCCAGATGGCCGGGTTCTTCCTCATGGCCGTCTTCCTCTTCGCGCTCGCCGGACCGTACGACCGCTACTGGCGCGGCCACGCCACGGACGCCTGGTACAAGGTGCTCTACGCGCTCACCTTCTTCTCCGCGAACCTCGGGCCCAACACCACCACCTTCATCCTGCCCGCCGAGCTCTTTCCGGCGAGATTCCGATCCACGTGCCACGGGATATCTGGCGCGGCGGGGAAACTCGGCGCGCTCGTCGGCGCCATCGGCTTCCTGTGGGCGTCACAGGACCGGGACAGGAGCAAAGTGCTGGCAGGGTACGAGCCAGGCATCGGCATGATGTACGCCCTGATTGTCCTTGGCGGGATCTGCCTGCTCGGCCTCGCCGTCACCTACTTGTTCACGCCGGAGACCATGAGGCGGTCGCTGGAGGAGAACGAGAGCCAAGCTGCGGAAGGCGACGCCGGCCAGGGCTTCCAGGAACTTGGTGAGCTACCAAAGAGCCCGGCATCCATGGTGAGCTCGCACGTCAGCTCGTCGCCAATCCATCCACACCGGTTTTctgtctgaaactgaaatagtgAAACAGGGGTTGGTTTTTTCTTCTGTCTGTATGTGCGAAATGCAGATGTATACGAACAGCCATTGGTGCACGTAATAAGTTTCATTGGCGATTTAGGTAAAGtagttcaaaaataaaaaaaattatcaagAAAAGCTTCGGCTTGCCTGTTTCAGTATTTTTTTTGATATAAATGTTCCACAAAGTTGTACTCACGCGTAACCAATATTTACAATCAAACAACGAGCAACTTTGAACATCATTCAGCAAGCAATTTTCATGTGACCAATTTAACTGACACCTCCTATAAGACGTTCGCTCTGTAGAGACAACAAATTACCCCCACATCACAAGACATTTGGGACTGTTTATCCATATGTTGACAGATTTGTGTTGTCAAAATCGGTCAGTTTTTTTACCAATCAAATCATTACAAAATACGATAGATAGATGTATCAACAAATCTGTCAAATTGCATGAAAGTAGCCCAAGATCAGTTAACGGGTATGAGGAATAACCAGCCTCAATTGTACAGGATACCAGGATGAGCATGGCCACCGGTGAACACGAGCGCGATCGCTGTGCCGGCCCGCTGCAAGGGAGCAAAAGCCAACGCAGAGTTAGAGTTCCGCAATACACAGTGCAAATCAACGCATTATATTTATTCTATAAATTTAATCTAGATGGTGATGCGCACGATGAATTTATTCTATAAATTTTAGTAAAATCAACCCATTTCTCACTCATATATACTAATTATTAGCTTATAGAGGAATAAACTGGTGATTGATCAACCCATCCCATTCCATAAACCAAATAAAAAAGTGAGGAGTGGGAAGATGATGAATCACCCCATTCTTCAAATCAAACACACCTAAAGGTACAACGAAAATACATATCTTAAAACAATCCAATGCATATAAATCTAACAGATTAGCATATAGAGTGTATTTTCTATATTTCCAagagtagttactctcatcttcaataaaacacattatatatatatatatactaatttatcagtttgagtatgtCTATATACTTATTTTAAGATACTTCAAATCTTAGTACGCAAAACATTTTCGAAAAGAATTCAtactttttaatatattactaagATACCATTGTAGTACTATATAAAATAATCATGACCATATACTTTTCATACTTGATATAGATACTAATCTAGATGGTTAATATGATCATATATTATATCTAGGTACACTTTGTCGGGCCATATATGCCCTAAATGTAGAGATATATATACTCATGGAAGAGAGGTAATAATTTCCCATTTAGCAGAAATAagagggtgtttagttcctcttTTATCCTAAAAAATATGGTTTTGGTTTATCATTTTGCATAATAAAATTAAACATCATACAATTTTTTCTGCAAAATAGTTGTCATTCTTCATTTTAGATTTTGGCATGTAAAGGCAAAAAAAACCCCAAAAGAGCGTCTAGAGGCCATAGTGCgggcaataaattctgcattagACGAAACTAAACATAACTCTAAAAAATTtagtattttatattttatcattttaaaataattgacatTTTATATTTTACATTTCATAGGAACAGGCCCTAAATATTTAAACagataaataaatagaaaaattTCTACAAGTTTCCCCTGGTCCACAGGCGAAAGAGGCCCAACTGCCCACGTCAGACATGGGCATCAGCATATTTTTTTTGCCCTTTTCCATGAACCTAGAGAGGCATCAGCAGTTCAGCACCTGTGGGCTGTGGCGGGCGGCGCTTGCGTTTCTCTTCCTCCCAAAATCTCGCATCCAGCGGCTATAGTTGGCCACCGTGCCGTGCTGACACGGCACGCGGCACGGCGTGCCGGCACGGCACTCCATCGTGCTGTGCCGTGCGGCCGTGCCGTGTCTAGCCGTGCTATGGACCAGGCCTGCGGCCCACGGCACGGCACATGGGCTGCTTTTCCGTGTCGTGCCGCCCATGGGCCACGGCCAATTGCGCCGTGCCGTGTCAGCCCACGGCCCGTcagttgaacaaagtgttcactTTTATTTTGACACAACAAAGAACAACATAATTATAAGAAAATGATACATATATGTCAAAATGAGCTGATGTGCAATactgcctcattaaaaacctttcTAGGTAAAACTCACCCTTGTGAGAAACCCTAGAAAGGAAAAGAGTACAGCCAGCTCAAAGTCAAAGTTCAACAACAACAATCACAAGTCTTAGTTGTTCTATCCTATTACAAATTTACAATAGCCAACATCAGTGGCAAGGCAACTGGCAGATTGAGTTCACAAAGAGGAAGCAGGACTTCTATCCTATTACAAAAGGCCAATAGGGAACTTGCATCATAAGCCAATCCAAAAGTGCCTCCTCATGTTCATTATGACTCAATCAACAGCCAATCCAAAAATATCTGCAAATAAAACTTGTCAACTTGCTTGAtcgatgtaaatgtaaacaaggTAAGTAGATGATGATGACTACCTTCAGAGGTGGCAGGTGCACTTCTTCTAACCGCCAGCTCCAGCAGCAGCACCACCGCTGCCTTCTCCTTCATCCAGGAATAAGCTGTCGAACAACTCCTCTAGGCCCTTGTCCTCAGGTGCATGCTGTTCTTTTCTGGCCCCTTGGTCCCAGTCCTTCAGGCAGGTGAGCATCTCCACATGCTCAGGCAACAAGCGCTGCCGCCGGTCTTCGAGTATCCTGGCTGTACAGCTGAAACTGGACTCCGAAGACATAGTAGATACAGAAACAGACATGATATCGCGAGCCATAATCGATAAGATAGGATAAGTTAGCTTGTGGTCACGCCACCATAGCAGTATGTCAAATGAGTCCCCCCAATCATTGAGAGGGTCACTGTCCAAGTATGCTAACAGCTCATTAACACCACAACTAGATTGAGTAGATGAAGAGGAGGGGCCAGATGATGCATCAGGACCTCCATAGATCTTTCCCCATGCCTGCTTGCTTTTACCTGAATGAGCAGTAGGCATTGCAGGCCTCTCGGGTCGAGGAGCTTCACCAAATTTCTCCTGATACTTGCTAAACAATCTGGTAAGTTGAGCTTTCACATCACCATAGTATAAACTATAACTATAAGAGGTACCAGTATATTGAGCAAGTAATTCAAGCACATTAAAGAACCCTTTCATCTTAGCTCGAGGATCAAGAATGAATGCATAAGAATACAACAGAGGGATTGTCTTCCAATATTTAAGGAACTTATTTTTCATAGGAATTGCAATGCTTCTGAAATTCTCATCATGTTCAGCTTTATGCAAATGCTCAgcaaagtcaagcaaatgatgcAACATAAGTGGAGCAGTGGGATAGTAAACACCAGACAGAACAACAGTTGCATCATAAAACAGTTGCAGGAACTTCATGATCTGCTCAGCCACATACCAGTGTAGGGGAGTCAACAATGTTTCACCATAATTAGAGTTGCACCACACAGAAAATACATCTTTATATGGCAGCAAATGCTTAAGCATCAAATAGGTAGAATTCCATCTAACATCCATATCTAAGCCAAATTTTCTAGGTCTAATACCCTGAGCATTACAGTAATTCTTAAACAAAGCAATTCTGGTATTAGAGGAATTCAGAAAGTTTATTGCAGTTCTGAAAGCATCAAGATAGGGATCAAACCTCTTTAAGCCAGACTTAACAATCAGATTAATAATATGGCATGCACGACGCTGATGCACAAGCAAATACTTGACTTTGAGAGGATCATCCCTCGTAGGTGCAGGATAAGATCCCATGTAACCAAAGAAGATAGGTTCCAAGATTTCAAAAGCCTTAGTATTAGCTGAAGCATTATCAAGAGACACAGCAAAGACCTTATCAATCAAACCAAACTCTTCAACTACACTGGCTATTTTTTCAGCTATGTTCTCAGCAGTATGTGCTGCATCAATGAGCCTAAACCCAATAACTTTTTTATGCAACTCCCAATCAGCACCAACATAATGAGCAACAACAGAAATATAATCCTCCTTAGCATTACCAGACCAGATATCAGATGTTAAAGCAACAGATGAACAAGAAGGCATCAAAGAATTCTTAAGCAAAGCACGTTGTTCATTAAACAATTTCCACATGTCTCTAGTAGTGGTCTGCCTAGAAACCTTCTGGAACCTAGGATTATGAGCACGCTTAATGTAATCTTCAAAGGCCTGTGTCTCACCAATGCCTAATGGAAGATCAAGCCTAGCAATCAACCAACACAGTTCATCACGAGCACGAGAAGCATCATAAATCCAGTTATGCACCCCATCAGCATTCATAGACAGCCTAGATTGGACCTTACGATCATTATCATGTTTTTTCCTACAAGCAAGCATGTGCCTATTCAAGGATCCAGTGCCAATCGAAGCTCTAGCAGCAAATTTTTTACCACAACGTTTACAGATGGCGTGAGTTCGAACCTCATTATCGTCAAGGATTGGGACAAAATCCTCCCAACAAGCAGAGCGCTTACCAGATGAGATAGCATTACCATTAGTATCCTCGGACGGATCCAAGTCCACCACACCGATCGGGTTCGGGCCGTCACCGATATCGATGCCGAACAGCACTGATGCGTCCTCGCGGACGTCGTCGTCGTTCTCGATCTCCAGCTCCTCCTCGGGCTCCGGCTCGTCGCCGTCGGCACGGTTGAAAGGTCCttatttggttttggtaattgagtgacaacttaggtggactaatagtgtttatgtgagatacacaggagattagtccacaggtgatgatgtgatgatggaggagctcattgcatatgagacatgacatggagtcatgtgaccaaggtggagaagatcaagatgaggcttggcttgatggagcggttgcaagagtgaagggcaagtcggaggctttgaagcgagggaccgcgtgtgacggtgaagcttgagcaagacttggcgccgatggaccgaggcaacagtgaagagcaagtgaggtcaagatcgatgaaccaatacggtcacgtgatgatatgaagtggatcatatcatttggtgattggttggtgcatgtgttgtatCA is part of the Sorghum bicolor cultivar BTx623 chromosome 10, Sorghum_bicolor_NCBIv3, whole genome shotgun sequence genome and harbors:
- the LOC8078266 gene encoding probable inorganic phosphate transporter 1-10, whose amino-acid sequence is MPPIRVLTALDQARTQYYHFKAIVIAGMGLFTDSYDLFCIAPVMKLIGRVYYAPAAHPSRYVDDDGRRPGPGVTPPAVVSATVGVALLGAVAGNLVFGGLGDRVGRRRVYGASLLLMLCASAGSGFSVCRTRGCALASLCLFRFLLGVAVGGDYPLSATIMSEFANRRTRGAFIAAVFSMQGFGILASSAVTMAVAAAFDRYTGRRAPFDDTPEAADLAWRIILMIGAVPAAVTFYWRMAMPETARFTALVEHDVVKATNDIGRVLGDLDLASNTEEEVAAFRRATPPAQFGLTTASSYGLFSRRFLRRHGRDLLACASAWFLVDIPYYSSTLFQSQIYRPWFPPAEHANAFQEAFNVAKFQAIIAVASTIPGYFVAVLLIDRVGRRRLQMAGFFLMAVFLFALAGPYDRYWRGHATDAWYKVLYALTFFSANLGPNTTTFILPAELFPARFRSTCHGISGAAGKLGALVGAIGFLWASQDRDRSKVLAGYEPGIGMMYALIVLGGICLLGLAVTYLFTPETMRRSLEENESQAAEGDAGQGFQELGELPKSPASMVSSHVSSSPIHPHRFSV